Sequence from the Nocardia brasiliensis genome:
TCGAACCAGCAACGGCGGAAGTTGTTGTCCGCGGGAGTGTAATCCCTCGCACCCGGAAATGGACATAGCAGCCCGGCATTGCTGTGTCGAACTGCGTTTATAGCCGAGGCGTACGCGGTTATCGGCGGTGTGCGGCGCGGAAAGAACCCAGCGGCGCGGATTCGCCGCCCGGCTCGATGATCAGGCCCGGCTCCGGGTCGCCGGCCCGGCGAGTGCCTTCGTGCGGTGCCAGCGCCAGCAGTAGCGGCACCAGCGCCTCGGCGATCCGGTCGCCCACCGCGCAGTAGGCCTGTTCGGACAGGCCGATCGGGTCGGTGATGTTCTCCCGGCCGACCAGTGCGAGATCGTCGCGCGCGTGGTGCAGTTCGGCGATCGAGCGCGCGCCGGTCACGTGCGCGATGCGGTGCGCCTCCAGCAGTGTGAAGGTGCGCGCCGCCACGCCGAACCCCATCTCGCTCACCTGGTCCCGGATCCGCTCGGTCATGGTGAGCACCAGATCGGCGTTGTCCACCAGCTCCGGCTTCAGCCGGCGCGCCTTGAACTCGCTCGCGTCCGCGCCGAGGCCCTCGATCGCCCGCGCGGCCAACGGCTCGACCGGAAAGCCCACCAGCGCACGGGTTCCCGCGCTCGCCGCGGTCAAATTCGGCAGCCCGTATTCGACCGCGAGAGCGCGGGTGACGCGCTCGGCAATCACCGAACGGCACACATTGCCGTTGCAGACGAACAGGACGTGCATGGGGATACGGTAAACGCTCGATATCGCCGTCGACGTTCGAAAACCGCCGAATTCGGGTACCTGGACGAGTGTTCATCTGCAGGTCGAGTGCCGTACACGGGCCGTCGTGGACAAAGTCGCGCGCCGTGCTGTGGATCGCATTCATCCGATGATCTCGGGCACTGCGTGGTCCGCACTTACCGCCCCTGTCGTTCCTCGAAAACAGGCGGTTGTGATTGCCTCGTGATCGGAGCGGACGATTACTCGAATTCGGTGCCGTAGAACGTCTTCTCGTCCACCACCGGCGCCAGCGAGTCCGGCTGGTCGTAGACCCGGCCGCGGGTACTGAACATCCGCCCGCGCGAATCGATCACCGGGGCGAACCGCGCCATCCCGGTCGGCCGGGCCATGTCGTCGTACATCGCGTCGATGCCGCCGCGCAGGAAGTACGCCTCGTGCCAGAAGCCCGTGCCGCCGGAGTCTCGCAGGAACCGGTGCCACCACTCGCGGTGCGGCTCGGAGCGGGTCCAGCGCTCCAGGCTCTCCAGGTCGCGCCAGTACTGGCGGGCGCCCCAGTGCGGCGGGAACAGCGACCAGATCACGTCCTCGTGCGAGAGCAATCCGTCCGGCCGATCCCGATGGGAGCGATACAGTTTCGGGCCCAGCCCGAGCAGGCGCAGCAGGCCGCGCGGTTTGTGTACCCGGATCCCCAGGTAGATGACCACCAGGTCCGGATAATCGTGCAGATCGACCGTTGTCCTGTGCACCCGCATCGCCACCTCCACTGACTCGGGCCCTGCCGCTGCCCTCTGCGGTGAATACGAGACGCGGGGCCGATCAGTTCAGATGAGCCGGTGGACGACCGGGTCCGCGCGACGCGGGCGTGGCGCGTCGGTGGTTCCGCGATTCTGTCGGTGCGCGGCGCTAATCTGCGGAGATGGCCACACCCGACGCGGCGCTGCGCCGCCTGCTGCGCGATACCGGAAAGCTCTTGCAGCCCTATGGGTTCGAGGGCGCCGAGCCCAGCTGGACCCGGGTCGAGGATGGCGGTGTCGCGGTGGTCGGCCGGACCAGGGCGATTCGCTCCTGGACCGACGGTCAGCAGGTGCTGCGCTTCGGGCTGTGCCTGCGCGCCACCCCGACCGCGTGGTGGGAGTTCGGTAATTGGCGTGCCGCGCAACTGGGCCGCGCGCCCAGTCCGATCGAGGCCGCCACCGGCCCCGATCTGCTCGCCGACGGCCTGCCGGAGGCCACGACCCAGCTGTGGTCCCTGCGCACGGAACCGGACCAGCCAGGCCAGGTCCAGAGTGGCGATGTCGAGCTCATCCGCGCCGAGCTACCCCGCCGCGTGCACGCCTACGCGCGCCGCGCCCGCCAACTGCTCGAGCCGGACCGCTACCTCGACGAACTGCTGGCACAGCCGGACCGGAACCGCGCCACCTGGGAGGCGATCTGTGTCCTGCTCGCCGAGCGTGGTCCCACTCCCGACCTCGACGATGCCCTCGCTCAACTACGCGCCCTCGCCACCCCGGACCACCCCACCCAAGCCGACGAGATCACCGCCTACGCCCAAGCCAGGGCCGCCGTGGGCTGAGCGCCGGCCCCGAGTGGTTGGCTCTGTGATTGCTGACCCGGCTGCGGGGCAGTGTACGGAGCAGTTCTATTCTTGGCAGAGTGCGGCATCGCTTGTCGAAGGCGTGTCGCGCGGCGGTGGGGCCCGCCGTACCCGAACCGCGGCGATGTTGCCGACAACGGTCCCTGCTTGTGATGGCACGCGCCCGCTGCGGGCGCTACACGAGTGGGAGCCTCGATGACTACCGCCAGTACCGGTTGCACGCAGACCGATATCGATCCTGATCTGTACGACCCCGCGCCGTTGCGCGCCGAGCTGAGCGCGCAGGCGCCGATCGTGGCGGTCATCGCGCTCGGCGGTGCGCTCGGCGCCGCCCTGCGCTACGGCGCGGCCCTGATCTGGCCCACCGCCCATGCCGCGTTCCCGGTCACCACGATGGTCGTCAACGTCACCGGCTGCGCGATCATGGGCGTGTTCATGGTCCTGATCACCGAGGCTTGGACCGCGCCCGCGCTGCTGCGTCCGTTCATCGGGACCGGTGTTCTCGGCGGCTACACCACGTTCTCCACCTACGCCGCCGACAGCGCGCACCTGCTCCGAACCGGAAGTCCGGCACTCGGTTCGGCGGTCTTGGTGGCCACGCCGCTGGCGGCGCTCGGTGCGATCTGGATCGCCGCGGGTCTCACGCGGCGACTCGTGCTCCGCGGTGCTCGGCACGTCCTGCTCGATGTCCAGGTCGCCACGCCGGAGGACGCGCGATGAACTGGGTGCTCGTCCTCGGTGCGGCCGCGGTCGGCGCACCGCTGCGCTATCTGGTCGACCGGTTCGTGCAGCGCCGCCACGGCAGTCTCTTCCCGTGGGGCACCCTCGCGGTCAACACCGTCGCCTGCCTGATTCTCGGCTTCCTCACCACGGCGGTGACCGCGGACTCGCGGCTGCTATTGCTGGTCGGCACCGGCTTCTGCGGCGCGCTGAGCACCTATTCGACCTTCACGTTCGAGTCGGTCCAGCTGGCCCGCAATCGCGCCCGCGGCTACGCCATCGCCAACGTCGTGGGCAGCATGGTCGCCGGCCTGGCCGCGATCTTCCTCGGTTCGGCTCTCGCCCAGGCCATTTGGGCCTGAGCCGACTCAGGCGCCCGGCTCGCGGTCACCAGCCCGGCGACCGCGAGTGCCCAGATGCTGAGAGATCGCCTGCCTGCTCGATGACATGTCGGCTTGCATGTCATGTCAGGTTGTTGTCGAACTCAGCTCGGCGCCAGGTCCATGCGGAGGAACTCGGTGATGCGGAGCAGCTTGGGCGGGCGCGTCACCTCCGGTGGCAGCGCGTCGAACGCTTCGGTTTCCCCGATCAGTCGCGGTGCCGCGAGGCGCAGTTCCTTGCCGTTGATCCGGAGCCGGGCGCTGCCCGCCTTCAAGATGTTCTGCACCCAGTCCGCGCCTGACCCGTACACCAGGACGAACAGGTAGCCGCCGTCGACCGGATGGGCGTCCAGCGGCGTGCGGTAGGTCATGCCCGACGTGCGTCCGACATGCGTCAGCACCGGCCACTTCCCGCCCGCGATCGCGCGCGGGTTGAACACCCGCTTGTTCACGTGTCCCCACCATTTCGGCATCGGCATCGCAGTCTCCTTATCTCACCTGTGGCGGCGCTTCGTGCGCGTCGAGCTTCCGGCTCGGCGACTTACGCCTGTAAGGCTGTCTTACATGTGTAAGGTTGACTTACGATCGTAAGGCTGTCAACTGTCTGTTCCGAGGAGCCGCCATGTCCCGCCCCCCGCTACCGCTCAGCAGAGGCCGCGTGCTCGAGGCCGCGGTCCGGGTCGCCGATCGCGGTGGGGTGGGAGCGATCACGATGCGTCGCGTGGCGCAGGAGCTCGGCGTCGAGGCGATGTCGCTGTACCACCACGTGCCGAACAAGGACGCCATCCTCGACGGAGTGGTCGACATCGTGTTCGCCGCGATCGAGCTGCCCGGCAGCGGGCAGGCGGACTGGCGCGATGCCATCCGGACCCGCGCCCACTCCGCGCGAAAGATCTTGTCCCAGCACCGATGGGCGCTCGGCCTCTTGGATTCCCGGCGCAATCCCGGCCCCGCCACGCTGCGGCACCACGACGCCGTACTCGGCGTCCTGCGCGGCGCGGGATTCACCCTGCCCGCCGCCGCGCATGCCATCTCGCTAATCGACAGCTATATCGGCGGCTACGTTCTCCAGGAGGCGAACCTGCCCGCGGCGACCCCGCACGATGTCGAGGATGTCGCGGCCGACATCCTCGACCGGATGCCCGACGACCTGCCGCACCTGCGCGAGCTGATCGTCGAGCATGCGCTGCGTCCCGGCTATGACCACACCGCGGAATTCACCTACGGCCTCGACCTCATCCTCGATGCCCTGGATGCGCGGCGCGGGTAGGCGTTCGTCATCTGCGTGACCCGTTTGGTCGTCGGCGCGGCCTCGGTTCTGTCCGTCGTCCCGCTACTGCCACGATCCTCGATACCGGCAGTGCGTGTTCCAGTGCCCCCGGTCCCGGGCACCCGGACGGCCCACCGCCGGTCGAGGGTGAGCCGTGCGGTGCGTACGGGATTCGTGGGTGCATCTGGAGGGCGGGAACGCCGCACGCTACGGCACCGCATGGCTGTGCCGATCCTGATCGTGCCGGGTCGATCCAGGGTCGTCGCTCTGATCCTGTTGTGCACGAAGCGAATCCGGAACGTTCCCGCAATCGTATGGGAGTGTCGCCCGATGCCGCCGGGCGAGCTCAGCTGTCCGAGGTGAGTTGGCCTTCGGAGAGGTAGGTGTCCACCGGTTCGCCTTGTTCGTCGTCGATGGTCACCAGGTACCAGGGACTCGAGCGCACGTCGGGGTTGAGGGTGAGCCCGTTGTCGTCGTGCGCGGGCGTGTATTCGAGGTCGACCTCGACGACGACGCCGTGCCTACCGAGGGAGACGTGCCGAACCCGATCGCCGACACCGTATTTGGCTTCCGACATGCTGCACGCTCCTTCGCTCTCGCATTCGCCTCTGTATCCGGTGTGCCCCCAACGAGATCGCCCAATCCTTCCCGATCAACCGGGCCGCGGCGGCGAGCGGCGCCCAACACGCAGGAATGCAGCCTAACCGCCCACCAGCCCACCGAGCCGCCCCCACGCCCACCAACCAAGATCAAAAATTCCAGAGGCTCAGTCCTATATAAGGACGGCAGCACTGCGTGCAACTAGCCGGCCCTGCGTGATTGGGGTTGCGGGCGCAAGCTTCACCGCGCGAACCTCGGTGGCCCACGCCGCAATCGCTGAAGCTGCACGCGCAGTTTCCGCAACCCTCCGCACACGTCGTCTGCCTAGATGGCATACGTTGCCTCGTCACCACGCACCCGCTCGCAACAATCACCAACACACTCCGCCATCGGCGGATTCAGAGCAAAGCGCCGCCGAGCGGGGACCAGCAACCGACGTGCCGCAACATCGGCAGCACCGCACACCTGACTCCGCAACACCCCCACCCAACGCCCCCACCACCAAGGGGGGTTCGGGGGCAAAGCCCCGCCGAGCGGGGCCCGGGGGTCGCACCCCCGGAAAACGCAACGAGCGACCCAGGTCCGCGCATTCCGCGGACAAGGGTCGCCCAGAGTCGAGTGCCGAGTGTGGGACTCGAACCCACACGTCCTTTCGGACAACGGTTTTTGAGACCGTCGCGTCTGCCAGTTCCGCCAACCCGGCGCACCGGGACGAAATGATAGCGGGTGTGGGGGGCTGGTACCTAACCGGTTGGTCGAGTGGCCGAGGGAAGGGGGTTTGCCCTGGGTATATGCGTTCTATGCGGAAGTGAAAGGTACTCTTTACATCACTCGACGACCGATGGTGAGGTCGATGGTCGGCAAGTTGGACCAACGTCCACTCTGCGGCGTGTCGGGGACAGGCATCGAAACCATGAGGGGTCTTACCTATGAGCACAGCAGCAGGGGGCGCAGGCACTAAGCGCGACGCGGGGGCCAAGCGCGTCGTCGTCGCGGAAGATGAGGCGCTCATCCGCATGGACCTGGTCGAGATGCTGACCGAAGAGGGCTATCTGGTGGTCGGCGAGGCGGGTGACGGGCAGCAGGCGGTGGATCTCGCGGTCGAGCACCGGCCGGATCTGGTGATCATGGATGTGAAGATGCCGCGCCGCGACGGTATCGATGCGGCGGCCGAGATCGCGTCGAAACGTGTTGCGCCGGTGGTGATTTTGACCGCGTTCAGCCAGCGGGATCTGGTCGAGCGGGCGCGTGACGCGGGGGCGATGGCGTATCTGGTGAAGCCGTTCACGAAGTCCGATCTGGTGCCTGCGATCGAGTTGGCGGCGAGCCGGTTCCACGAGATCACCGCGCTGGAGGGCGAGGTGGCGAATCTGTCGGACCGGTTGGAGACGCGCAAGCTGGTGGAGCGGGCCAAGGGCGTTTTGATGCAGACGCAGGGTCTGTCCGAGCCGCAGGCGTTCAAGTGGATTCAGCGCACGGCGATGGATCGCCGGACGACGATGAAGGCGGTCGCCGAGGTCGTGCTGGAGAACTTGGCCCCGAAGTGACAGGCGTGGTCCGGCGAGCGGACCACCGACCTTTGCACGCCTTGCTGACGGACTGTGCCCGCCTGCGCCGATTAGGCGGAAATTTTACTCACGCGAAACGGGATGGTGAACAAGAATTCGACACGATGTCGGATTCATGATCCGAATGTGATGCGGAACTAACGTACCAACGCTATGTTCTGACCGGGCTGACGTGGTCGGCCCCCTCGGTGATCCCGGGGGAGCACAGGACTTAGAGGTGAAACGTGCTTAGTTCGACATGGCACAGTCGTACGACGCGAGGTGTTTTGGCAATCGGTGCAGCTGCCGCGCTGGTGCTGACCGGTTGTAGTGACAAATCGACCAGCACCGGTACGGATGCGTCCGGTACCAGTGGGGCGTCCGGCCTGAAGATCACGCCGGTCGTGCAGGTGGACACCAACGGCAAAGAGGTCGCGAAGGTCGATCCGGCGAAGGCCGCCGATCCGGCCGGTGACGGTAAGGCGACGTGCGCGCCGACCAACATCGCCTTTGCCGGCGCGTTGACGGGTCCGAACGCTGCTCTCGGGATCAACATCGAGCTGGGTGCGAAGCTGGCCCTCGACCAGCACAACAAGGCCAACCCGGGCTGCCAGATCACGTTGAAGTCGTTCGACACCGAGGGTGACCCGCAGAAGGCCACGCAGGTGGTGCCGCAGATCGTCAACGACAAGTCGATCGTGGCGCTGCTCGGCCCGACGTTCTCCGGCGAGACGAAGGCGACCGGCAAGATCCTCAGCGACGCCGGCCTGCCTTCGCTGTCGTCGTCGGCGACCAACGCCTCGCTCACGTCCAACGGCTGGACCAGCTTCTTCCGCGGTCTGGCCAACGACGATGTGCAGGGCCCGTCGGTGGCGAAGTACCTGACCGAGACCGCCGGCTACAAGAAGGTCTGCGTCGTACAGGACAACAGCGACTACGGCACCGGCCTGGCCAAGAGCATCACCGATGGTCTGGGTGCCGCGGCCGACGCGAGCTGCTCGTCCAGCATCAAGACCGGTGACAAGGACTTCTCCGCGACGGTCACCAAGATCGCGGGCGCGAACGCGGACGCGGTGTTCTTCGCCGGCTACTACGCCGAGGGCGCGCCGCTGGCGCAGCAGTTGAAGTCGGGTGGCTTCAAGGGCGTCTTCGTGGCGCCGGACGGCACCAACGATCCGCAGTTCCTGTCCCAGGCGGGTAGCGCGGCCAAGGGTGCGACGCTGACCTGCCCGTGTGGCCCGGCCCCGGAGAAGTTCGAGCAGGACTACCAGGCCTTCAACAAGCAGCCCTCGGGTGTGTACTCGGTCGAGGCCTACGACCTGGCCACGATCCTGACCAAGGCGATCGGTGCGGGCAAGGTGACGCGCCCCGACATCCTGGAGTACGTGCGCGCCTATGACGGCGCGGGCCTGGCCCGTCAGTACAAGTGGAGTGCCAACGGCGAGCTGAGCAACGCGCTCATCTGGATCTACACGGTCAAGTAACCCGGCATACGAGTCGCGCAGCACGTAACGGGGTTCGCGCGAATCCCGTTACGTGCTGCTGTTTCGTGAAGGGCGAATCAATGAGGGCGAATTACGAATGACTTCCACTGTATTAGCCGACGCAGTACAACTCGTCGGTGGTTCGATCGACTTCAACTATCAGGGAGTGATCGACGATTTCTGGCGACTGACCGTCGACGGATTGTCCTACGGTGCTATCTACGCACTGGTTGCTGTGGGCTACACCCTGGTCTACGGCGTACTGCGGCTGATCAATTTTGCCCATTCGGAAATATTCATGCTCGGCCTGTTCGGCCAGTACGTCGGGCTGATGCTGCTCGGTTTCTCGCCGAGTGGTGATGTGTATTCGCAGGGCATCATCCTCACCATCACCTATCTGGCGCTGGCGATGATCTTCGGCATGGCGGTCTCCGGTGCCGCCGCGGTCGGCCTGGAGCGCATCGCCTACCGGCCGCTGCGCAGGCGCGGCGCCAAACCCCTGATCTTTCTCATCACCGCGATCGGCGCCTCGTTCGTGCTGCAGGAGATCGTGCACTTCGTCTTGCCGAAGATCTGGCCGAGCCTGGGCGGCTCGAACGCGCAGAAGCCGATCATGCTGGTGGAGCCGACGAAGCAGTTCAGCTTCGGTGGCGCCGACATCACCAACGTGACGATCGTGATCATCGTCGCGGCGGTGATCCTGGCGATCGCCACCGAGCTGGTGATCAATCAGACCAAGTTCGGCCGCGGCATCCGCGCCGTGGCGCAGGATCCGGATACCGCGACGCTGATGGGTGTTTCGCGGGAGCGGATCATCATGCTCACCTTCCTCATCGGCGGCGTGCTCGCCGGTGCGGCGGCGCTGTTGTACGCGTTGAAGATTCCGAACGGCATCATCTATTCGGGCGGGTTCATTCTCGGCATCAAGGCTTTCAGTGCCGCGGTGCTCGGCGGTATCGGCAATCTGCGCGGCGCGCTGCTCGGCGGATTGTTGCTCGGTCTGGCGGAGAACTACGGCCAGATTTTGTTCGGTACCGAATGGCGCGACGTGGTCGCGTTCGTGGTGCTGATCGCGGTGTTGATGATCCGGCCGACCGGCATTCTCGGTGAGAGCCTCGGGAAGGCACGCGCATGAGTGACGCAACCACGAAAACCGTTGTCCCCCCTGCCGAACCGGAACGGCCCAAGCACGGCGTCGGCGACGCCCTGCGGACCTGGTGGGGTGGTCTTTCCCGGCCGGCCCAGTGGGCGGTCGGCGTGCCCGCCATCATCGCGCTGGCACTGCTTCCGTTGTTCCCGCCGCCGTTCATCGATACCCCAGGCACCAGCTTCGGCGGTGTGATGGCGCAGTTCGCGATGTACGCGCTGATCGCCATCGGGCTGAATGTCGTTGTCGGACAGGCGGGTCTGCTCGATCTGGGCTACGTCGGCTTCTATGCCGTCGGTGCGTACACCGTCGGTCTGCTCACGAGTCCGAACAGCCCGTGGAACCAGACCGACGGCGGCTGGCTCGGCAGCAAATGGGCCTGGCTGGCCTGTGTGCCGCTGGCCGTGGCCGTCACCGCGGTGTCCGGGTTGATCCTCGGCTCGCCGACGCTGCGATTGCGCGGCGACTATCTCGCGATCGTGACGCTCGGCTTCGGTGAGATCGTTCGGCTGCTCGCCGACAACCTCGGCGATGTGACCAACGGCAGCCTCGGCCTGTCCGGCATCGCCTACCCGTCGGTCGGAGTGTCGGAAACCAAACCCAACGGTGTCTTCTCCGCGGGCAATGTCGGCAACCCGGATACCTCGAACCTGTTGGACCGGGCCAATGCCGGCGTGTGGTGGTTCTGGGTCGGCATGGTGCTTGTGGTGGTGATCCTGCTGATCGTCGGCAACCTAGAGCGCAGCCGGGTCGGACGGGCCTGGGTCGCGATCCGCGAGGACGAGGACGCGGCCGAGATCATGGGCGTGCCGACGTTCAAGTTCAAGCTGTGGGCATTCATGATCGGCGCCGCGGTCGGCGGGCTCTCCGGTGCGCTGTACGCGGGGCAGGTGCAGTTCATCAACCCGACCGGGTTCAACATCATCAACTCCGTGCTGTTCCTGTGCGCGGTCGTCATCGGCGGTCAGGGCAACAAGCTCGGCGTGATCGTCGGCGCGTTCGTCATCGTCTACCTGCCGAACCGGTTGCTGTCGGTGCAGGCGGTGGGTCAGTCCGCGGTGGGCTGGGTGTCGATCGTCGTCGGCATCGCGCTCGTCGTCGGCCTGATCGTGGTGTGGCGCAGGTGGGCTCGCGATCAGGAGCGCCCGATCCGGCTGGCCTATCTGGGCGGCGGCGCGGTCGCGGTGATCGCGATGCTCGTCGTGCTCAACAACGTGCTGGTGTTCCAGAAGCCGGGTGCGCAGTCGCTCGGCGACTACAAGTACCTGTTCTTCGGTATCACGCTGATGGTGGTCATGATCTTCAAACCGCAGGGCCTGTTCCCGGTCCGGCAGAAGCTGCTCGCCTACGGGCGGCAGGTGTATCAGGCGGTGCGCAGACCGTCCGGTGACGATGCGATCGGAGCGACCCGATGACCGGGCCCGGCGCCGGTGGCGCGCTGTTCGACAACGAGGACATGGCGGCGGGCTACGCGGCCGAGCCGGAGACCGAACCCAGTGCCGGCGTGGTCGATCTGACCGCGGTGATCCCGGACCTGGCCGACGCGGAGACGGTCGCGGAGGTGGTCGCCTCGCATCGCGAGATCGAGACGGCCGTCGGCGCGCCGTTGTTGCGCACCGAGGACCTGACCGTGAAGTTCGGCGGCCTGACCGCGCTGGACGCGGTGAGCTTCGAGATCCGCCGCGGCGAGATCCTCGGGCTCATCGGGCCTAACGGCGCGGGCAAGACCACCTGCTTCAACGCGATCACCGGCGTCTATCGTCCGGCCTCTGGCACCGTGTACTTCGACGGCGCACCGCTGACGAAGACCAAGCGCAACGCGATCACTCGGCTCGGTATCGCGCGCACCTTCCAGAACATCCGGCTCTTCGGCGAGATGACGGCGCTGGAGAACGTGGTGGTCGGCACCGACGCCAGGCACAAGACCTCGGTGCCCGGCGCCATCTTCCGCACCAACCGGCATCGCAGGGAGGAGCACGACGCGATCGAGCGGGGCATGGCGCTGCTCGAATTCGTCGGCATCGCACCGCGTGCGGTGGAGAAGGCGCGCAACCTGTCCTACGGCGATCAGCGCAGGCTGGAGATCGCCAGGGCGCTGGCCACCGAGCCGAAACTGCTCTGTCTGGACGAGCCGGCCGCCGGGTTCAATCCGAGCGAGAAGTCGGCGCTGATGGATCTGATCCGCAAGATCCGCGACGACGGGTTCACCGTGTTGCTGATCGAGCACGACATGCGCCTGGTCATGGGCGTGACCGACCGGATCGTGGTGCTGGAGTTCGGCCGCAAGATCGCCGACGGACTGCCCGCCGACATCAGGGAGGATCCCGCGGTGATCGCCGCCTACCTCGGGGTGCCCGACGACGGCACCGACCTGGGGACGGCAAGCGCACACGGGACCAACGGGTAGGAGCAGCGATGACATCGCAGACAGAATCGGTGCGGCCCAACGGCTCCGACGCCTTGCTCGCGGTCGAGGACATGGTCGTCAACTACGGCAGAATCCAGGCGCTGCACGGGATTTCGCTGGAGGTGGCGCCGGGTGAGCTGGTGACGCTGCTCGGCGCGAACGGTGCGGGCAAGACCACGACCATGCGCGCGCTGTCCGGGCTGCTGCCCCTGACCAAGGGGCGGGTCCTGTTCGAGGGCAAGGACATCAGCCACATGAAGGCGCACGAGCGGGTGGGTCTCGGGTTGATCCAGGCACCGGAGGGCCGTGGTGTGTTCCCCGGCATGACGGTGCAGGAGAACCTCGACATGGGTTGCTACGGAAGGCCGTTCAAGCAGAAGGCGGAGTACGACAAGACCCTCGAGTGGGTGTTCGAGTTGTTCCCGCGCATGCTGGAGCGGCGCAAGCAGGTCGGCGGCACGCTCTCCGGCGGCGAGCAACAGATGCTGGCGATCGGCCGTGCACTGATGGCACGGCCGCGGCTGCTGCTGTTGGACGAGCCATCGATGGGCTTGGCGCCCATGATCATTCAGCAGATCTTCCGGATCATCTCCGAGATCAACAAGCAGGGCACCACGGTGTTGCTGGTCGAACAGAATGCCCAGCAGGCGCTTTCGCGCAGCGATCGCGCCTACATCATGGAAACCGGTGAGGTCACCAAGACCGGCTCCGGTGCCGAGTTGCTGACCGACCCCGCGGTGAAGTCGGCCTACCTCGGCGTCGGCTAGATCGATGGCGTAACTCCGGTGCCGCTCGGCCGCGCTCGAGGCATGATCGTGCTCATGGACGAGCATGATCAGCTGACGGATCTGGCCGAGCGGTACTGGGATTGCTTCCTTGCCGCGCACCCGAGCGACGCGACGTTGCTCGGCGATCGGCGCTTCGACGACAAGATCGAGGATCTGTCCGCGGCCGCCGACGAGCGGTTGCTCTCGACCTGGCGGGATCTGCTCGGTCAGGTCGACGCGCTCGACCCGGACCGGCTCGCCCCCGCCGACCGGGTCACCCGCAGCCTGCTGCGCACCGAATTGTCCGGTGCGATAGACCGTTTGGCGTGGCGGCCGACCGAGCTTGCCTCCGATCAGATGGAGGGCGTGCACGCCTGGGTGCTGACCATGGCGCCGCAGCTCAACGCCCCGCAACCGGAGCACGCGCTTGCGCTGGTCCAGCGGTTCCGCCAATTCGGCGACCTGCTCGGGCAGGCGGTCGTGCGGTTCCGGGACGGTCTCGCGGCAGGCCGCACGCCACCGCGGATCACGCTGGAGCGTTCGCTCAACCAGCTCGACGGCTACCTCTCCTCGGAGCTGTCCGAAGACCTGTTCGTCACCTTCCCCGGCCCGCGGGACTGGGCGGGCGAGGCGCAGTGGCGCGCCGAATTGACCGAGGTGGCAAGGGATGTCATCCGGCCCGCGTTCCAGCGCTATCGGGACGTGCTGCTCGCCGATCTGGTGCCCGTCAGCAGGCCCGACGACAAGCCGGGCCTGTGCTGGCTCGGCGCCGACGGCGAG
This genomic interval carries:
- a CDS encoding fluoride efflux transporter FluC, coding for MTTASTGCTQTDIDPDLYDPAPLRAELSAQAPIVAVIALGGALGAALRYGAALIWPTAHAAFPVTTMVVNVTGCAIMGVFMVLITEAWTAPALLRPFIGTGVLGGYTTFSTYAADSAHLLRTGSPALGSAVLVATPLAALGAIWIAAGLTRRLVLRGARHVLLDVQVATPEDAR
- a CDS encoding TetR/AcrR family transcriptional regulator; this encodes MSRPPLPLSRGRVLEAAVRVADRGGVGAITMRRVAQELGVEAMSLYHHVPNKDAILDGVVDIVFAAIELPGSGQADWRDAIRTRAHSARKILSQHRWALGLLDSRRNPGPATLRHHDAVLGVLRGAGFTLPAAAHAISLIDSYIGGYVLQEANLPAATPHDVEDVAADILDRMPDDLPHLRELIVEHALRPGYDHTAEFTYGLDLILDALDARRG
- a CDS encoding branched-chain amino acid ABC transporter substrate-binding protein; its protein translation is MAIGAAAALVLTGCSDKSTSTGTDASGTSGASGLKITPVVQVDTNGKEVAKVDPAKAADPAGDGKATCAPTNIAFAGALTGPNAALGINIELGAKLALDQHNKANPGCQITLKSFDTEGDPQKATQVVPQIVNDKSIVALLGPTFSGETKATGKILSDAGLPSLSSSATNASLTSNGWTSFFRGLANDDVQGPSVAKYLTETAGYKKVCVVQDNSDYGTGLAKSITDGLGAAADASCSSSIKTGDKDFSATVTKIAGANADAVFFAGYYAEGAPLAQQLKSGGFKGVFVAPDGTNDPQFLSQAGSAAKGATLTCPCGPAPEKFEQDYQAFNKQPSGVYSVEAYDLATILTKAIGAGKVTRPDILEYVRAYDGAGLARQYKWSANGELSNALIWIYTVK
- a CDS encoding low molecular weight phosphatase family protein; protein product: MHVLFVCNGNVCRSVIAERVTRALAVEYGLPNLTAASAGTRALVGFPVEPLAARAIEGLGADASEFKARRLKPELVDNADLVLTMTERIRDQVSEMGFGVAARTFTLLEAHRIAHVTGARSIAELHHARDDLALVGRENITDPIGLSEQAYCAVGDRIAEALVPLLLALAPHEGTRRAGDPEPGLIIEPGGESAPLGSFRAAHRR
- a CDS encoding monooxygenase family protein gives rise to the protein MRVHRTTVDLHDYPDLVVIYLGIRVHKPRGLLRLLGLGPKLYRSHRDRPDGLLSHEDVIWSLFPPHWGARQYWRDLESLERWTRSEPHREWWHRFLRDSGGTGFWHEAYFLRGGIDAMYDDMARPTGMARFAPVIDSRGRMFSTRGRVYDQPDSLAPVVDEKTFYGTEFE
- a CDS encoding nitroreductase family deazaflavin-dependent oxidoreductase, with product MPMPKWWGHVNKRVFNPRAIAGGKWPVLTHVGRTSGMTYRTPLDAHPVDGGYLFVLVYGSGADWVQNILKAGSARLRINGKELRLAAPRLIGETEAFDALPPEVTRPPKLLRITEFLRMDLAPS
- a CDS encoding ANTAR domain-containing response regulator; the encoded protein is MSTAAGGAGTKRDAGAKRVVVAEDEALIRMDLVEMLTEEGYLVVGEAGDGQQAVDLAVEHRPDLVIMDVKMPRRDGIDAAAEIASKRVAPVVILTAFSQRDLVERARDAGAMAYLVKPFTKSDLVPAIELAASRFHEITALEGEVANLSDRLETRKLVERAKGVLMQTQGLSEPQAFKWIQRTAMDRRTTMKAVAEVVLENLAPK
- the hspQ gene encoding heat shock protein HspQ, which codes for MSEAKYGVGDRVRHVSLGRHGVVVEVDLEYTPAHDDNGLTLNPDVRSSPWYLVTIDDEQGEPVDTYLSEGQLTSDS
- the crcB gene encoding fluoride efflux transporter CrcB, encoding MNWVLVLGAAAVGAPLRYLVDRFVQRRHGSLFPWGTLAVNTVACLILGFLTTAVTADSRLLLLVGTGFCGALSTYSTFTFESVQLARNRARGYAIANVVGSMVAGLAAIFLGSALAQAIWA